Genomic segment of Longimicrobiaceae bacterium:
CCCCCCCCCCCCGCTGCTGCTTCCGGCCCGGTGAGGGTCAGTTGCCGTCCAGCTTGCGCTCGGCCTTGCCGAAGGCGTCCTGGATCTTGCCCTTGGCCTGGTCCATCTTGCCCTCGCCCTGCAGGCTGGTGTCGCCGGTGAGCCCGCCCACGGCGTCCTTCACCTTGCCCTTGAGGTCGTTGCCCTTGCCCTC
This window contains:
- a CDS encoding CsbD family protein, producing the protein MADKTLTEDGMDNSLEGKGNDLKGKVKDAVGGLTGDTSLQGEGKMDQAKGKIQDAFGKAERKLDGN